One part of the Salinivirga cyanobacteriivorans genome encodes these proteins:
- the murD gene encoding UDP-N-acetylmuramoyl-L-alanine--D-glutamate ligase — protein MKTDNPHIAILGAGESGVGSAILAQKQGFELWVSDNGKIKPDYKAELDQYNIPWEEGGHTFEKILTAQTIVKSPGIPDTADIVQQALNKGIEVISEIEFAGRYSNAFMIGITGSNGKTTTTMWTYQTLKIAGLNVGLGGNVGQSFARQVAMKNYDYYVIELSSFQLDGMKKFKCNIAVLLNITPDHLDRYDNNFESYIAAKFRITQNQTENDYLILNADDQVINEHLHFNKGKAQKLEFSTLTRPTKGAWLDNDKIIFNSINSEFDMIYTKLALEGKHNATNGMAAGIAADILRISKDNIRESLMTFSGVEHRLEPFISVRGVEFINDSKATNINSTWYALESMRKPVIWIVGGIDKGNDYSELDELVRQKVKSIVCLGTDNQKIKSFFKGKVDHITEAFSMKDAVAMAFDMGKKGDCVLLSPACASFDLFDNYEDRGNQFKMSVRAL, from the coding sequence ATGAAGACAGACAATCCACATATAGCAATTCTTGGCGCCGGAGAAAGCGGCGTAGGCTCTGCTATCCTTGCACAAAAGCAAGGGTTTGAACTGTGGGTGTCTGATAATGGCAAAATAAAACCCGACTACAAAGCAGAATTAGACCAATATAATATTCCCTGGGAAGAAGGAGGCCACACTTTCGAAAAAATTTTAACAGCACAAACCATCGTAAAAAGTCCGGGCATACCAGATACAGCGGATATTGTTCAGCAAGCCCTCAACAAAGGCATAGAAGTAATATCAGAGATTGAATTTGCCGGACGTTACAGCAACGCATTCATGATTGGCATAACCGGGTCAAATGGTAAAACCACTACTACAATGTGGACCTATCAAACACTAAAAATAGCGGGGCTAAACGTTGGGCTGGGTGGTAATGTGGGGCAAAGCTTTGCCAGACAGGTGGCCATGAAAAACTACGATTACTACGTAATTGAGCTTAGCAGCTTTCAGCTTGATGGAATGAAAAAATTCAAATGCAACATTGCGGTATTACTCAACATTACACCCGATCACCTGGACCGGTACGACAATAATTTTGAATCATATATTGCTGCAAAATTCCGAATAACCCAGAACCAAACAGAAAACGACTACCTGATATTAAATGCCGATGATCAGGTAATTAATGAACATTTACATTTTAATAAAGGCAAAGCACAAAAACTGGAATTCTCTACACTAACACGCCCCACAAAAGGAGCATGGTTAGACAACGATAAAATAATTTTTAATAGCATAAATAGTGAATTTGATATGATATATACAAAGCTTGCTCTTGAAGGAAAGCACAATGCCACCAATGGCATGGCCGCCGGCATTGCTGCTGACATATTGCGCATAAGCAAAGACAACATAAGAGAAAGCCTGATGACTTTCAGTGGTGTAGAACACCGCCTCGAACCATTTATCTCTGTTCGGGGAGTAGAATTCATTAATGACTCTAAAGCCACCAACATAAATTCAACCTGGTATGCCCTTGAGAGCATGCGCAAGCCAGTGATCTGGATAGTTGGTGGAATAGACAAAGGCAATGATTACAGCGAACTTGATGAGCTTGTGCGCCAAAAAGTTAAGTCTATTGTTTGTCTGGGCACTGACAACCAAAAAATAAAAAGCTTTTTTAAAGGCAAAGTAGATCATATTACTGAAGCCTTTAGTATGAAAGATGCTGTTGCGATGGCATTCGATATGGGCAAAAAAGGCGACTGTGTTTTACTTTCGCCCGCCTGTGCAAGTTTCGACCTGTTCGATAATTATGAAGATCGCGGCAACCAATTTAAAATGAGCGTAAGAGCACTGTAA